A single region of the Gossypium arboreum isolate Shixiya-1 chromosome 12, ASM2569848v2, whole genome shotgun sequence genome encodes:
- the LOC108477044 gene encoding nuclear transcription factor Y subunit C-1 — protein sequence MDDNKQAQSSSYPPQPPTTSITPPPPSSSAAIAATPPAPFHHLLQQQQQQLQMFWSYQRQEIEQVNDFKNHQLPLARIKKIMKADEDVRMISAEAPILFAKACELFILELTIRSWLHAEENKRRTLQKNDIAAAITRTDIFDFLVDIVPRDEIKDEAGLGGMVGTTASGVPYFYPPMGQPAGAPAGPGGMMIGRPAVDPTGGIYAQPPSQAWQSVWQTAGADDGSYASGGSGGQGNLDGQG from the coding sequence ATGGACGACAACAAGCAAGCCCAGTCCTCCTCTTACCCTCCTCAGCCTCCCACTACTTCTATTACGCCTCCTCCTCCTTCCTCCTCCGCCGCCATCGCCGCCACTCCGCCTGCTCCTTTTCATCACCTCCTCCAGCAGCAGCAGCAACAGCTCCAAATGTTCTGGTCTTACCAGCGCCAAGAAATTGAGCAAGTCAACGACTTCAAGAACCATCAGCTCCCTCTTGCTCGCATCAAGAAGATCATGAAAGCCGACGAAGATGTCCGTATGATCTCCGCTGAAGCCCCTATTCTCTTCGCCAAAGCCTGTGAGCTTTTCATTCTGGAGCTTACCATCCGTTCCTGGCTTCACGCCGAGGAGAACAAGCGACGGACGCTTCAGAAAAACGACATCGCGGCGGCTATTACTAGGACCGACATTTTCGATTTCTTGGTGGATATTGTGCCCAGGGACGAGATCAAGGATGAGGCTGGTCTGGGTGGGATGGTGGGTACCACTGCCAGTGGGGTGCCATATTTTTATCCTCCCATGGGTCAGCCTGCTGGCGCTCCTGCTGGACCTGGCGGGATGATGATTGGAAGGCCCGCCGTCGATCCAACCGGTGGTATTTATGCTCAGCCTCCTTCTCAGGCTTGGCAGAGTGTTTGGCAGACGGCGGGGGCTGACGATGGGTCGTATGCCAGTGGAGGTAGCGGCGGTCAGGGGAATCTTGACGGTCAAGG